The DNA region GTTCGGGCTTGCGGCCGTCCTTGACGCGGGCCAGGCCGGTCAGGTCGTAGTTGAGCTGGGCGAGGATTCCCTCGTCGCGCCAGGCGGCGTAGTAGAAGTAGACGGTGCCGTGGCCCGGGAAGTCGTGCGGGAGGTACTTCCAGGGGATTCCGGTGCGGTTGATGTAGAGGAGTGCGTCGAATACGTCGCGCAGTTCGACTTTGGCCGGCTGTCCAGTCGGCCGGCGTTCGAGGCGGGCCTTTCTCCAGGCCGTCAATGTCGGCTCAATCAGGGCCCATCGGGCGTCGGACAGGTCGCTGGGGTACGGCTTGCGCTCGCTCACGGCGCAGCGTGATCATGAGTACGGCGGAGGCGCAGGTTCCGCTGGACTCGGGCGATTCTGTGGTGTTTTCAAACCAGACGGGTTTTCGGGTATGAAGCCACATGAGACGGACAGTCGAGTGCTCGGCCCCGCAGAGTACGAATAGCTCCTACCTGACGAAGACGCCCAAAGCAGGACATGGGCAAAACTCGCATACCGAAAAAACAGTATGTGAACGCCCGCTCAGCCGCACGTGGGCCTCCGACCATGGTGTCGCTGCGTCCTGCGCCGACTGCTGGACAGCCCTCACGGCTTCGCCCCTTTCCCATGACCGTTGTCCACACGGCGAGGCCTTGGTTCCAACTGCCCCGACACGGCCCCGAGTCCTAGGTCCAATGCTTGATCCGAAGTCCCACTGTTGCTGCTAGCGTGCATCTGCACATCATTCGCAACTATGTCGGAGGACGTTGGACATGCCGGTGTACACGCTCCCGGAACTTCCGTACGACTACTCGGCGCTCGCTCCGGTCATCAGCCCCGAGATCATCGAGCTGCACCACGACAAGCACCACGCCGCCTACGTCAAGGGCGCCAACGACACGATGGAGCAGCTGGCGGAGGCACGGGACAAGGAGACCTGGGGCTCCATCAACGGCCTGGAGAAGAACCTGGCCTTCCACCTGTCCGGCCACATCCTGCACAGCATCTACTGGCAGAACATGACCGGCCCGAGGGACGGCGGCGGCGAGCCCCTAGCCGCCGACGGCGTGGGCGACCTCGCCGACGCGATCGCCGAGTCCTTCGGCTCCTTCGCCGGCTTCAAGGCCCAGCTCACCAAAGCTGCCGCCACCACCCAGGGCTCCGGCTGGGGCGTCCTTGCCTACGAGCCCGTCAGCGGCCGGCTGATCGTCGAGCAGGTCTACGACCACCAGGGCAACGTCGGCCAGGGCTCTACTCCGATCCTCGTCTTCGACGCCTGGGAGCACGCCTTCTACCTGCAGTACAAGAACCAGAAGGTCGACTTCATCGACGCGATGTGGGCCGTCGTCAACTGGCAGGACGTGGCCCGGCGCTACACCGCCGCCAAGGAGCGCGGCGACAGCCTGCTGCTCGCCCCGTGACGCCGTAGCAGCGCCACAGACGTCCTGCTCGTGATCGTCTTCTCACCCTTCACGTAGCAGGCGGTACAACGGACGGCTCCCGCAGGCCGGATGCCTGCGGGAGCTTTCCTATGCCCGACAGGGCCCGGCTGGTGACCTCGTCCCAGTGCAGGACGCGGTCACACCAGCGGCCCAGGAGTGTCTGGTCGTGGCCGACAGCGAGGAACCCGGCGCCGGTGGCCATGCGGTAGTTCTCGACGGCCGCCACCAGTGCGGCCGTGGTGGAGGCGTCCAGCATCGCGGTCATCTCGTCACAGATCAGCCTGCGACGGTCAGGGAGGCGTTGCGGACGACGGGGTTCTTCTTGTCGTATCCGGCGGTGATGTGGACGACCAGCCACATCGCCTGCCACCACCCGCACGTCACGTGTCGGAGGACCTCCGTGCTTGAACTGCACGCATCTGTGGTCGACCTGGCCGCACGACGCACTCAGCAGGCGACCCGGCTGCGTGGCGAGGTGGAGATACTGTCTTTCCTGGGTCGGCAACGTTCTGCGCGGCGAGACCAGCCTCGAGGCACTTCTCCAACGAGTCCGCGAGACCTTCGGCATGGAATCGGCCGCACTGCTCGAACGCGAGAGCGACGTTGCCCCGTGGACCTGCGCAGGCAGCGTCGGTCCGCGCCCGTGTACCGCCCCTGAGGAGGCGGACGTCGACGTTCCCGTGGGCGGCAACATGTCCCTCGCCCTGTCCGGCCGTGTCCTGCCCGCCGAGGACCGCCGGGTCCTGGCCGCCTTCGCCGCCCAGGCCGCAGTGGTCCTGGACCGCCAACGCCTCCAACAGCAGGCCCACCGGGCCAAGGAGCTGGCCGAGGGCAACCGCATCCGCACCGCCCTTCTGGCCGCCGTCAGCCACGACCTGCGTCCCCCGCTGGCTGGCATCAAGGCGGCGGTCTCCTCGCTGCGTTCGGACGACGTCGAGTGGTCACAGGAGGACCAGGCGGAGCTGCTGGAGGCTATCGAAGAGGGCGCCGACCGCCTCGATCACCTGGTGGGCGACCTGCTGGACATGTCGCGCCTGCAGACCGGCATGGTCTCTCCGATCGTCCGCGAGACCGACCTCGACGAAGTGATCCCGCTGGCGCTGGTCGGCGTCGCCGAGGACAGCGTGGACCTGGACGTCCCCGAAACGCTGCCCATGGTCGCCGTAGACAAAGGCTTGCTGGAACGGTCGGTGGCCAACGTGGTGGAAAACGCCGTCAAGTACAGCCCGCCGGGCGAGAGGGTTCTGGTGTCAGCGAGCGCCATAGCCGACCGGGTCGAGGTCCGGGTCATGGACCGCGGCCCCGGTGTCCCCGACGAGGCCAAGGACCGTATCTTCGAACCCTCTCAACGTTACGGCGACGTCCCGCGAGGCAACGGCGTCGGCCTCGGCCTCGCGGTCGCCCGCGGCTTTGCCGGGACGTTCCGGGCGTCGGTGATCCCCAGGCTCGAAACGCTCCCGGGACTGGCCAGGGCGTCCCTGCTCATCGACCGGGACCGGGGACGCGGGCTGGCCGGCGCCGTGTTCACCGACCGCGAGTCCCTTGACGCGTCCCGCGCCGGCCAGGCGGCGGCCCGCGCAGAGGGGGCCGCCAAGGCGCATGTCACCGTGACCGGGCTGGAGGAGTTCGAGGTCGTCCTCGCCGATGTGCGCGGTGACTGAGGCGACGGGGTTCCGAGCCGGGACGGCTGCTTCGGACGAACGAGGCAATGTGCGCGGTGCACGCGTCCCGGCCCGCTGACCCGGAGGACGGACGAGTACGACCAGGACCAGGGCGACGTCGCCGGGCCTGCGTGAACGCCGCTGACGACCGCGCAGCCCGGGGAAGCGACCGCCGGCCTGCGCGAGGGCGAGGCTGTTCGGTGCGCACCGAGGCGGCGATCACCCGGTGCGTCTGCTCGGTGGTAGCCATCCGGTACCGCGTCAGCACGCCCAGCGCCAGCCGGTCTCCGCTGCCCGCGTCCACGCCGATCATCACGGATCTGCTCGCCGCTCGGTGCGACGGGCTGTCCAGCACCGCATGTACCGGTCACGGCAGCAGCGGCCCGGACCAGAGCCCCGACGGAGAAGGCACGACCACGGTCACAAGCGACCACGCCTCCGTGGACCAGATCGTAATCCCCTCCGACAACCGGCCGCACTCACTCCCGCACTCTCCCGCGAATCCGCAGGTCACCACGCTGGTCCGGCCGTGGTCGGGAGGCCCCGCCCGCCACTGTCACCACGTTCGCACCGACCAGGTCCCCGACCCATGCAGCGCCCTGGTCCTCGCCTGCATCCTGCAACTGACCGGCACCGACGAGGGCGCACGCTTCTGGTGGGCCTCTACCTGCGCAACCAAGCGCTGGGGGAACGGACTGGCCGAGTAGTGGCACCGGCCCTCGGACGGCGCAGCAGCCATCCCCACTGCTCGCGGTCGCCCGCACTCGGATCTAGCGTCGTTCACATCTGTCTCCGCACGTGAAACGAGGAACCGAGATGGCGATTCTGGTGCTCAACCAGGCCGCGGGCTGGAATCAGGAGCTCTACCAGGCGACCTTCGACCGGGCGATCCCGGACCGTACGAATCCGCCCGCCGGGCTCATCGCCCACTTCGGGGCGCCCGGCGAGACGGGCGGCTGGCAGGTCATTGACGTGTGGGAGTCGGAGGACGCGTTCCGGCGCTTCTTGGAAGAGCAGGTCAAGCCAGCCGCGCAGGAACTTGGGGCACCGCCGTTCGAGTCGAAGGTGGTCGAGGTCTACAACGCTCTGATCCCGTAAGAGGTCGTCCCGGGTGAGGTTGCCGGGACCGACTGGCTTGCGCTCAGGTGCACCAGCTCCCAAGGCAAACCGATGGCCGCGCTGTCACGCATGGCCAACCGCGACACGTGATCCGCATCTGCAGGGGCGACACCGTGAGGCGGTTCCGGAGGCGATCCCGCCTTGGTCGCCTCCGGCGGCCACGCGAGACCGGGCGAACAAAGCACTAGGGAAGGTTGCGCGGTACGGCTCCTTCTGCGGCACAGAGGGTGCGGATCTCCTCGACCCGGGTGCCGAACGCGCGGGTGTCCTGGTTCCGCGCTGCGGTGAAGAGGCCCTGGAAGGCGGTGGCGAGCCGATCGTTGCCCGCGAGGCGGGCCAGCTGGACGGCTTCGTATAGCTGGGCATTCGTCTCGGCGGGGGACAGCCGGGGGTCGAGCATGCCGTCGAATGTGCGGCACGCGGCTGCCGAGGACACCGTGGGAGCGCCGGGCTGTGGGGGCGTGGTATTGGGTGTCTCGCCGGTCGCGCCCGAGGTGAGCGCGATCCCCAGGACGGCCGCAGCCGGGACGCAGGCCACGGTCATCGCGAGCTGCCGGTGACGGGGCGGAGAAGGAAGGCGCGGCGGTGGCGGTACGGCCGGACGCACGCTTCGCATCCGGAGGACGAGCAGGGCTGCCGCCAGCCCCATCAGCGCGCACAGGAACCCGCCGACCAGGATCCTCAGCAGGGTGTTGCGTACGAGGTGAAGAGGGAGGGCGGCCGTACACGTGCCCGGGCGGATGGCCAGGGCGTCGACGCAGCCGGCCAGGACGACTCCACCGAAGAACAGCGCGGTCAGCAGGCAGCCGGTCAGGAAGGCGGCCATCAGGGCGAACGGAGCGGTGAGCCGGGCGTACTGCTCACGTACCAGCAGGGCGGTAACGGCTGCGGCCATGCCCTGGAGCATTATCGCGACGCCGATCTGCCAGTAGGTGAACGCCAGGACGAAGCCGTCCTGGTCTCGTTCTTGAAGGGAGACGCCCTGGTGGAGCGCCGTCCGGAGTACCAGCTGGAACACGGCGAAACAGCCAGCCGCGAGCAGGCTCGTCGCCAGTACGGTCCTGATCCACCGCAGGTCGGGGGACGCACCCCGCCGCCACAGGGCGGCGACCGGGAACAGCCACAGTGCCACGACGGCCGCGACCACCGGTGTCCACTGCGTGAACTGGAGCATCATGGGGTGTTCCACTGCGGCCCACAGCCAATAGGGGCCTACTGGCGCCGCCGCGTCGACCACCTCGAACAGCTGGTGCGTGGAGGCATTGATCGGGCCGAGGCCGTCGGAGGTGTCGTAGAGGAGCATCCACCCGCTCAGGAGCACGGCGAACGGGACGGCGGCGGCCAGCTGTCCGACCGGCCACGTCGCGCCGGGAGGGTGGGCCTGGACGGCGTACCAGACGGCGGCGGTCCGTGCGATCCATGCCACGAATGCCACCACCAGCACGCACAGCACGACCGACCAGGCCACAGCGGCGGGGCCGGGCCACAGGTTGCGGTCCGTGAGGACGATGCCGTTCTGGGGGGCGAGCGGCTGGCCGACGATCAGGCCGACGGCCAGGCCCAGAGCCGGCAGCGCGGTGGGGGGCGGTGTCCCGGTGGTGCTATGGGCAAGCAGAGCAGCGCGCCAGACTCCGAGGCCGACCACGGCGAG from Streptomyces sp. ALI-76-A includes:
- a CDS encoding superoxide dismutase — translated: MPVYTLPELPYDYSALAPVISPEIIELHHDKHHAAYVKGANDTMEQLAEARDKETWGSINGLEKNLAFHLSGHILHSIYWQNMTGPRDGGGEPLAADGVGDLADAIAESFGSFAGFKAQLTKAAATTQGSGWGVLAYEPVSGRLIVEQVYDHQGNVGQGSTPILVFDAWEHAFYLQYKNQKVDFIDAMWAVVNWQDVARRYTAAKERGDSLLLAP
- a CDS encoding M48 family metalloprotease gives rise to the protein MTTAPAGAPAPALSPDPFALPSGTKFRFVLVVTALVGTMVFIHNLLYFTIAPDGEHAVAVYRQCAAAPPEQGSGTDGLAHAQGFLACIAPYERQKAWWILTGILLLAATAAVIYLLLPGFLVRRQRMEPLSPSDPDQAPLLERLHALCREAGLSRPPEFLVSSVHAPDARAFGRRSHHRVFLDQGTVLALGRAPGRFRGIVLHELAHLRNKDVDVTYLTMALALAFVPTGLLPLAVALLGTPPGEVLGVAWRALVLVALVALTCASVLRAREYGADARVASWGAGPGLLEALGPGTAHRAPWWRRGPLALHPPVARRADEIGCPKELFRIGFAECLAAGLAVSVAANGLLTLLWLLNRLDALDARWTIVLVCVPAALAVVGLGVWRAALLAHSTTGTPPPTALPALGLAVGLIVGQPLAPQNGIVLTDRNLWPGPAAVAWSVVLCVLVVAFVAWIARTAAVWYAVQAHPPGATWPVGQLAAAVPFAVLLSGWMLLYDTSDGLGPINASTHQLFEVVDAAAPVGPYWLWAAVEHPMMLQFTQWTPVVAAVVALWLFPVAALWRRGASPDLRWIRTVLATSLLAAGCFAVFQLVLRTALHQGVSLQERDQDGFVLAFTYWQIGVAIMLQGMAAAVTALLVREQYARLTAPFALMAAFLTGCLLTALFFGGVVLAGCVDALAIRPGTCTAALPLHLVRNTLLRILVGGFLCALMGLAAALLVLRMRSVRPAVPPPPRLPSPPRHRQLAMTVACVPAAAVLGIALTSGATGETPNTTPPQPGAPTVSSAAACRTFDGMLDPRLSPAETNAQLYEAVQLARLAGNDRLATAFQGLFTAARNQDTRAFGTRVEEIRTLCAAEGAVPRNLP